In Holophagales bacterium, one DNA window encodes the following:
- a CDS encoding AI-2E family transporter — translation MAESREIRGLSSTLLGVAAVLVVLAAMRAAEALLVPIVLAWFFAVLALPLVRALERRGLPLSLAVLAALAAAFGLLTGFFVLLLGSLSELMEVGPRYLAEIRSRLAYTLDWWSAKGVVVDTWLPERWVDPKAVVDMASRTLRQVAGFLSSGTLVLLTMIFILLEADGFRARLVRAFGEHPRIDRMTRVAGELQRYLGIKTLMSAVLGLTVGLWVAWMGLDFAVLLGLLAFACHFIPNVGALLAALPAMLIAFVQHDPAHAMLVGLGYLVVGVVLGSVAEPLLLGRRLGLSTLAVFLSLVFWGWLWGGAGMLLSVPLTLTIKIVADGDAELHWLACLLDSGEPSPEPRRAARSHPAGARTPSNPA, via the coding sequence ATGGCTGAAAGCCGCGAGATCCGGGGCCTTTCGAGCACTCTGCTCGGCGTTGCCGCCGTGCTGGTCGTGCTCGCTGCGATGCGCGCCGCCGAGGCGCTGCTGGTGCCGATCGTCCTCGCCTGGTTCTTCGCGGTGCTCGCGCTACCGCTCGTCCGCGCCCTGGAGCGCCGCGGTTTGCCGCTCTCGCTGGCGGTTCTGGCGGCGCTCGCCGCCGCCTTCGGACTGCTCACCGGCTTCTTCGTCCTCCTCCTCGGCTCGCTCTCCGAGCTCATGGAGGTGGGGCCGCGCTACCTGGCGGAGATCCGCAGCCGCCTCGCCTACACCCTCGACTGGTGGAGCGCCAAGGGCGTCGTCGTCGACACCTGGCTGCCCGAGCGCTGGGTGGATCCGAAGGCGGTGGTCGACATGGCGTCGCGCACCCTGCGACAGGTCGCCGGCTTCCTCTCGTCGGGGACCCTGGTGCTGCTGACGATGATCTTCATCCTCCTCGAGGCGGACGGCTTCCGCGCACGCCTGGTGCGCGCCTTCGGCGAGCACCCGCGCATCGACCGGATGACGCGCGTCGCCGGCGAGCTGCAGCGCTACCTCGGGATCAAGACGCTGATGAGCGCCGTCCTCGGACTCACCGTCGGTCTCTGGGTGGCATGGATGGGGCTCGACTTCGCCGTGCTGCTCGGCCTGCTGGCCTTCGCCTGCCACTTCATTCCGAACGTCGGCGCCCTGCTCGCCGCTCTTCCGGCGATGCTCATCGCCTTCGTCCAGCACGATCCGGCGCACGCCATGCTGGTCGGGCTCGGCTACCTGGTCGTGGGCGTCGTCCTGGGCAGCGTCGCCGAGCCGCTGTTGCTCGGCCGCCGCCTCGGGCTCTCCACGCTGGCCGTCTTCCTCTCGCTGGTCTTCTGGGGCTGGCTGTGGGGCGGTGCCGGCATGCTGCTCTCGGTTCCCTTGACGCTGACCATCAAGATCGTCGCCGACGGCGACGCGGAGCTGCACTGGCTCGCCTGCCTGCTCGACAGCGGCGAGCCGTCGCCCGAGCCGCGTCGCGCCGCCCGCTCGCACCCTGCGGGGGCGCGCACGCCTTCCAACCCCGCCTGA
- the sufC gene encoding Fe-S cluster assembly ATPase SufC has protein sequence MLEIRNLHANVEGREILHGLDLAVKPGEVHAIMGPNGSGKSTLASVLAGREAYEVTDGEVLLDGKDLLAMAPEERAREGVFMAFQYPVEIPGVSNTYFLKAAVNAVRKHRGLPEYDAMDFLALVRQKVRLVGLDESLLQRPVNEGFSGGEKKRNEIFHMAVLEPSLCVLDETDSGLDIDALRIVADGVNSLRAGNRSFLVITHYQRLLNYIVPDVVHVLIDGRIVRSGGKELAHELEEKGYAWLEDEASAVVAPSVG, from the coding sequence ATGCTCGAAATCCGCAATCTGCACGCCAACGTGGAGGGCCGCGAGATCCTCCACGGACTCGATCTCGCCGTGAAGCCGGGCGAGGTGCACGCCATCATGGGGCCGAACGGTTCCGGCAAGTCGACGCTCGCCTCGGTGCTCGCCGGGCGGGAGGCTTACGAGGTCACCGACGGGGAGGTCCTGCTCGACGGCAAGGACCTGCTCGCCATGGCCCCGGAGGAACGGGCGCGGGAGGGCGTCTTCATGGCCTTCCAGTACCCCGTCGAGATCCCCGGCGTCTCCAACACCTACTTCCTCAAGGCGGCGGTCAACGCGGTGCGGAAGCACCGGGGCCTGCCCGAGTACGACGCGATGGACTTCCTCGCCCTGGTGCGGCAGAAGGTCAGGCTGGTCGGCCTCGACGAGAGCCTGCTGCAGCGGCCGGTCAACGAGGGCTTCTCGGGCGGCGAGAAGAAGCGGAACGAGATCTTCCACATGGCCGTCCTCGAGCCGAGCCTCTGCGTGCTCGACGAGACCGACTCGGGGCTCGACATCGACGCCCTGCGGATCGTCGCCGACGGAGTCAACAGCCTGCGTGCCGGCAACCGGTCGTTCCTGGTCATCACGCACTACCAGCGGTTGCTCAACTACATCGTTCCCGACGTCGTGCACGTGCTGATCGACGGGCGCATCGTGCGCTCCGGCGGCAAGGAGCTGGCCCACGAGCTCGAGGAGAAGGGCTACGCCTGGCTCGAGGACGAGGCCTCGGCGGTCGTCGCCCCGTCCGTCGGCTGA
- a CDS encoding PaaI family thioesterase → MEAAGRDAMRPLGPPPVVAEPGWVPFKPFRLEAGRGTFVSSDTPGDRLRVAYFERAESPRLVGRAWFGPGAEGPPGHAHGGSIAAVLDEGMGAAVWLEGRIAVAVRLVTDFRRMLPLGTDARLEAWVVGSERRKMEARGRLVGADGTLFAESEGLFVDIDPLRFRDLLERAARAQGLDPDAFLRR, encoded by the coding sequence ATGGAAGCAGCCGGACGCGATGCGATGCGCCCGCTCGGTCCGCCGCCGGTCGTCGCCGAGCCGGGTTGGGTGCCCTTCAAGCCGTTTCGCCTGGAGGCGGGGCGCGGCACCTTCGTCTCGAGCGACACCCCGGGCGATCGCCTGCGCGTCGCCTACTTCGAACGGGCGGAATCGCCGCGGCTCGTCGGGCGCGCCTGGTTCGGGCCGGGAGCCGAGGGTCCGCCGGGACACGCACACGGCGGTTCGATCGCTGCCGTCCTCGACGAAGGCATGGGCGCGGCGGTGTGGCTCGAAGGACGGATCGCCGTCGCCGTCCGGCTGGTGACCGACTTCCGTCGCATGTTGCCGCTCGGCACCGATGCTCGGTTGGAGGCGTGGGTCGTCGGCAGCGAGCGACGCAAGATGGAGGCGCGCGGTCGGCTCGTCGGCGCGGACGGAACGCTCTTTGCCGAGTCCGAAGGTCTCTTCGTCGACATCGACCCGCTGCGCTTCCGCGACCTGCTCGAACGCGCCGCGCGCGCCCAGGGGCTCGACCCCGACGCCTTCCTGCGCCGCTAG
- a CDS encoding cysteine desulfurase, which yields MSAEAAERAMTETGAFDVERWRAEFPVLAERPYGKPLVYFDSAATAQKPRAVIDRLARFYAHEYAAIHRGVHLLSAQATASYERARETARRFLGAAKLSEVVFVRGATEGVNLVASSYLRGRLGAGDEVLITALEHHSNLVPWQIACQQAGARLVVAPIDDRGVVILEEFERLLSDRTRIAALAHVSNALGTVNPVREMVALAHARGVPVLVDGAQGAPHLPVDVQELGCDFYVFSGHKTYGPTGIGVLYGRQELLESMPPYQSGGGMIRSVSFEKTVFDAPPSRFEAGTPAVAEAVGLAAALELIEKVGRPAIAAWEDRLLAAATDAVAAVPGIRLVGTAPDKAGVLSFVVEGAHPHDVGTILDREGIAVRAGHHCAQPVMDRFGVPATVRASFALYNTLDEVAALAAGLAKVRRFFPL from the coding sequence ATGAGCGCCGAGGCGGCGGAGCGAGCGATGACGGAGACGGGCGCGTTCGACGTCGAGCGCTGGCGCGCCGAGTTCCCGGTGCTTGCCGAGCGTCCGTACGGCAAGCCGCTGGTCTACTTCGACAGCGCCGCCACGGCGCAGAAGCCGCGCGCCGTCATCGATCGGCTCGCCCGCTTCTATGCCCACGAGTACGCGGCGATCCACCGCGGGGTCCACCTGCTCTCCGCCCAGGCGACCGCCTCGTACGAACGGGCGCGGGAGACGGCCCGCCGCTTCCTCGGTGCGGCGAAGCTCTCCGAAGTGGTCTTCGTCCGCGGTGCCACCGAGGGGGTGAACCTCGTCGCGTCGTCCTATCTGCGGGGGCGACTCGGCGCTGGCGACGAGGTCCTGATCACCGCGCTCGAGCATCACTCGAACCTCGTCCCCTGGCAGATCGCCTGCCAACAGGCGGGAGCCCGGCTGGTCGTCGCACCGATCGACGACCGCGGGGTGGTGATCCTCGAAGAATTCGAACGGCTCCTCTCCGACCGGACGCGCATCGCCGCGCTCGCCCACGTCTCGAACGCCCTCGGCACGGTGAACCCGGTACGCGAGATGGTCGCCCTCGCTCATGCCCGCGGCGTGCCGGTGCTGGTCGACGGCGCCCAGGGGGCACCGCACCTGCCCGTCGACGTGCAGGAGCTCGGTTGCGACTTCTACGTCTTCTCCGGCCACAAGACCTACGGCCCGACCGGAATCGGCGTGCTCTACGGACGCCAGGAGCTGCTCGAGTCGATGCCGCCCTATCAGTCGGGTGGCGGCATGATCCGCTCGGTCAGCTTCGAGAAGACGGTGTTCGACGCGCCACCGTCGCGCTTCGAGGCGGGCACCCCGGCGGTGGCCGAGGCGGTCGGCCTCGCCGCGGCGCTCGAGCTGATCGAAAAAGTCGGTCGGCCGGCGATCGCGGCCTGGGAGGACAGGCTACTCGCGGCGGCCACGGACGCGGTGGCGGCCGTGCCGGGGATCCGCCTCGTCGGTACCGCTCCGGACAAGGCCGGCGTCCTCTCCTTCGTCGTCGAGGGCGCTCATCCCCACGACGTCGGAACGATCCTGGACCGCGAAGGGATCGCCGTGCGCGCCGGCCATCACTGCGCCCAGCCGGTGATGGACCGCTTCGGCGTGCCGGCCACCGTCCGCGCCTCCTTCGCGCTCTACAACACCCTCGACGAGGTCGCCGCGCTCGCCGCCGGCCTCGCCAAGGTGCGGCGCTTCTTCCCCCTCTGA
- a CDS encoding DUF2238 domain-containing protein, whose product MTGRREQLALLAAVAAVLLWSGIRPHDRLTWWLEVTPVLLVVPLLLATARRFPLTRLLTWLIAVHAVILMVGGHYTYALVPAGAWVSELLGLARNHYDRLGHFVQGFVPAIAAREVLLRRTPLRVGGWLFLLVTSVCLAVSALYELVEWWAALAGGEEASAFLGTQGDVWDTQWDMFLCLCGALVAQLVLARIHDRQLARLAAS is encoded by the coding sequence ATGACCGGTCGACGAGAACAGCTCGCCCTTCTCGCTGCGGTGGCGGCGGTGCTCCTCTGGTCGGGTATCCGGCCACACGATCGACTCACCTGGTGGCTCGAGGTGACGCCGGTGCTGCTCGTCGTGCCGCTCCTGCTCGCCACCGCCCGGCGCTTCCCGCTCACGCGGCTGCTCACCTGGCTGATCGCCGTTCACGCGGTGATCCTCATGGTCGGTGGCCACTACACCTACGCCCTGGTCCCGGCCGGCGCCTGGGTGAGCGAGCTGCTCGGTCTGGCACGAAACCACTACGACCGGCTCGGCCACTTCGTCCAGGGGTTCGTTCCGGCGATCGCGGCGCGCGAGGTGCTCCTGCGGCGCACGCCGCTACGCGTCGGGGGCTGGCTCTTCCTGCTGGTGACCAGCGTCTGCCTGGCGGTCTCGGCGCTCTACGAGCTCGTGGAATGGTGGGCCGCGCTTGCCGGGGGCGAGGAGGCGTCCGCCTTCCTCGGCACCCAGGGGGACGTCTGGGACACGCAGTGGGACATGTTCCTCTGCCTCTGCGGCGCGCTCGTCGCGCAGCTCGTGCTCGCCCGGATCCACGACCGTCAGCTCGCCCGCCTCGCGGCAAGCTGA
- the sufB gene encoding Fe-S cluster assembly protein SufB: MTTTDNETIEQLANREYKYGFVTEIEQDALPAGLSEEIVARISALKQEPEWMLEWRLKAYRHWLTLVEPRWANVKWPPIDYQSIVYYSAPRSMKDGPKSLDEVDPELLRTYEKLGIPLHERAALAGVAVDAVFDSVSVATTFKGKLKDLGIIFCSMSEAIREHPELVRKYLGSVVPYSDNFFATLNSAVFSDGSFVFVPKGVRCPMELSTYFRINAKNTGQFERTLIVAEEGAHVSYLEGCTAPMRDENQLHAAVVELVALDHAAIKYSTVQNWYPGDKDGKGGIYNFVTKRGKCEGRGSKISWTQVETGSSITWKYPSVILKGDDSIGEFYSVAVTNNRQQADTGTKMIHIGKNTRSTIVSKGISAGHGQNTYRGAVKILPGADNARNFSQCDSMLIGSECGAHTFPYIDVQNPTAQMEHEASTSKIGEDQLFYCNQRGIETEDAVSMIVNGFCKEVFRELPMEFAVEAQKLLSVSLEGSVG, translated from the coding sequence ATGACGACCACCGACAACGAGACCATCGAGCAGCTCGCCAACCGCGAGTACAAATACGGCTTCGTCACCGAGATCGAGCAGGACGCGCTTCCTGCCGGCCTCTCCGAGGAGATCGTCGCCCGCATCTCGGCGCTCAAACAGGAGCCGGAGTGGATGCTGGAGTGGCGGCTCAAGGCCTACCGCCACTGGCTGACGCTCGTCGAGCCGCGCTGGGCGAACGTCAAGTGGCCCCCGATCGACTACCAGTCCATCGTCTACTACTCCGCCCCGAGGTCGATGAAGGACGGACCGAAGAGCCTCGACGAGGTCGATCCGGAGCTGTTGCGCACCTACGAGAAGCTGGGCATCCCGCTCCACGAGCGGGCGGCGCTCGCCGGGGTGGCCGTCGACGCCGTCTTCGACTCGGTCTCGGTGGCGACCACCTTCAAGGGGAAGCTCAAGGACCTCGGCATCATCTTCTGCTCGATGTCCGAGGCGATCCGCGAGCACCCGGAGCTGGTCCGCAAGTACCTCGGCTCGGTCGTGCCCTACAGCGACAACTTCTTCGCCACGCTCAACTCGGCGGTCTTCTCCGACGGCTCGTTCGTCTTCGTGCCGAAGGGGGTGCGCTGCCCGATGGAGCTGTCGACCTACTTCCGCATCAACGCCAAGAACACCGGGCAGTTCGAGCGCACGCTGATCGTCGCCGAGGAGGGGGCCCACGTCTCCTACCTCGAGGGGTGCACGGCGCCGATGCGCGACGAAAACCAGCTGCACGCCGCCGTCGTCGAGCTTGTCGCCCTCGACCACGCCGCCATCAAGTACTCGACCGTCCAGAACTGGTACCCCGGCGACAAGGACGGCAAGGGCGGGATCTACAACTTCGTCACCAAGCGCGGCAAGTGCGAGGGTCGAGGGTCGAAGATCTCCTGGACCCAGGTCGAGACCGGATCGTCGATCACCTGGAAGTACCCCTCGGTGATACTCAAGGGGGACGACTCGATCGGCGAGTTCTACTCCGTGGCGGTGACCAACAACCGCCAGCAGGCCGACACCGGGACGAAGATGATCCACATCGGCAAGAACACCCGCTCGACGATCGTCTCGAAGGGCATCTCGGCCGGCCACGGCCAGAACACCTATCGCGGGGCGGTCAAGATCCTCCCCGGTGCCGACAACGCCCGCAACTTCTCCCAGTGCGATTCGATGCTGATCGGCTCGGAGTGCGGGGCCCACACCTTCCCCTACATCGACGTGCAGAACCCCACCGCCCAGATGGAGCACGAGGCCTCGACCTCGAAGATCGGCGAGGACCAGCTCTTCTACTGCAATCAGCGCGGCATCGAGACCGAGGACGCCGTCTCGATGATCGTCAACGGCTTCTGCAAAGAGGTCTTCCGCGAGCTCCCGATGGAGTTCGCCGTCGAAGCCCAGAAGCTCCTCTCCGTGTCGCTCGAGGGCAGCGTCGGCTGA
- a CDS encoding SUF system Fe-S cluster assembly regulator produces the protein MIRMTKQTDYGFILLSRLAEDPERVANAPDLAAETRLPAPMVSKILKILARNGLLTSHRGIRGGYGLARAPRDIAAAEILQALEGPVALTVCVDGSPGECDREAYCAVRGHWQRINQAVRQALAGITLADLSAPPPRLIQLRAARVARRAPAAATKAVKERA, from the coding sequence ATGATCCGGATGACCAAGCAGACCGATTACGGCTTCATCTTGCTCAGCCGCCTCGCCGAGGATCCCGAGCGCGTGGCCAACGCACCCGACCTCGCCGCCGAGACGCGGCTGCCGGCGCCGATGGTCAGCAAGATCCTCAAGATCCTCGCCCGCAACGGGCTGCTGACGTCGCACCGTGGGATCCGCGGCGGCTACGGCCTGGCGCGGGCGCCGCGCGACATCGCGGCCGCCGAGATTCTGCAGGCGCTCGAAGGTCCGGTGGCGCTGACCGTCTGCGTCGATGGCAGTCCGGGCGAGTGCGATCGCGAGGCCTACTGCGCCGTGCGCGGCCACTGGCAGCGGATCAACCAGGCGGTGCGGCAGGCACTCGCCGGGATCACGCTGGCCGATCTCAGCGCACCGCCGCCGCGGCTGATCCAGCTGCGTGCGGCGCGAGTCGCCCGACGAGCGCCCGCAGCGGCGACGAAAGCAGTCAAGGAGAGGGCATGA
- the sufD gene encoding Fe-S cluster assembly protein SufD, with the protein MTVTSTPVAPPFSTDFEAVRLAAAGREPEAVARRRQLAAARFAEVGYPTTKLEEWRFTNVAPLARTVFRRAAGTVPADAEALLAPHRIPGAIELVFVGGRLAPSLSRLAGVPDGVLLGSLAAQLAAGRSEVAQALGSRADVVDNPFVALNTALFEDGAVLVLPRAVALDPPVHLLFLGANEEGVPTAAFPRVLVLAGERSAATVVETYVGRPGDNYLTCAVTELVAGPAAAIDHYKVQREGLEAFHLATFALATGRDSRVSSHSISLGGALVRHDVRALLDGEGGEANLNGLYMVRGRQLADTHMRVDHAKPHCASHELYKGILNEKARAVFNGRIFVHPHAQKTDAKQTNRNLLLSKEALVNTNPQLEIFADDVRCTHGSTVGQLDADAVFYLRSRGIGEEAARSILTYAFASDIVERIRVESVRQALRESLLSWIPHGEVVRDAT; encoded by the coding sequence ATGACCGTCACCAGCACCCCTGTCGCCCCCCCGTTCTCGACCGACTTCGAGGCGGTGCGGCTGGCCGCTGCCGGCCGTGAGCCGGAGGCCGTCGCCCGCCGCCGCCAGCTCGCCGCGGCCCGTTTCGCCGAAGTCGGCTACCCCACGACGAAGCTCGAGGAGTGGCGGTTCACCAACGTCGCGCCGCTCGCCCGGACCGTCTTCCGGCGCGCCGCCGGGACCGTCCCGGCCGACGCCGAAGCGCTGCTCGCGCCGCATCGCATCCCCGGGGCGATCGAGCTCGTCTTCGTCGGCGGTCGCCTCGCACCGTCGCTTTCGCGCCTCGCCGGCGTCCCGGACGGCGTGCTTCTCGGCTCGCTCGCCGCCCAGCTCGCCGCGGGGCGCAGCGAGGTCGCCCAGGCGCTCGGCAGCCGGGCCGACGTCGTCGACAACCCGTTCGTCGCCCTGAACACGGCGCTCTTCGAGGACGGAGCGGTGCTCGTCCTGCCTCGTGCCGTGGCGCTCGACCCGCCCGTGCACCTGCTCTTCCTCGGCGCCAACGAGGAGGGTGTCCCGACGGCCGCCTTCCCGCGCGTGCTCGTCCTCGCCGGGGAACGGAGCGCGGCGACGGTGGTCGAGACCTACGTCGGCCGGCCGGGAGATAACTACCTGACCTGCGCCGTCACCGAGCTCGTCGCCGGCCCCGCGGCGGCGATCGACCACTACAAGGTGCAGCGGGAGGGGTTGGAGGCGTTCCACCTGGCGACCTTCGCCCTGGCCACCGGACGGGACAGCCGTGTCTCCTCGCACTCGATCTCGCTCGGCGGAGCGCTCGTCCGCCACGACGTGCGGGCGCTGCTCGACGGCGAAGGCGGGGAGGCGAATCTCAACGGCCTCTACATGGTCCGCGGGCGGCAGCTCGCCGACACCCACATGCGGGTCGATCACGCCAAGCCGCATTGCGCGAGTCACGAGCTCTACAAGGGGATCCTCAACGAGAAGGCGCGTGCCGTTTTCAACGGCCGCATCTTCGTGCATCCCCACGCGCAGAAGACCGACGCCAAACAGACCAACCGCAACCTCCTGCTGTCGAAGGAGGCGTTGGTCAACACGAATCCGCAGCTCGAGATCTTCGCCGACGACGTCCGCTGCACCCACGGCTCGACGGTGGGCCAGCTCGATGCCGACGCGGTCTTCTACCTGCGTTCGCGCGGCATCGGCGAGGAGGCGGCGCGCAGTATCCTGACCTACGCCTTCGCCTCGGACATCGTCGAGCGGATTCGCGTCGAGTCGGTGCGCCAGGCCCTGCGCGAATCGCTCCTCTCCTGGATTCCCCACGGCGAAGTGGTGCGGGACGCCACATGA
- a CDS encoding putative Na+/H+ antiporter encodes MRQPLRRPLFAALGLLLLACAPAALAAAGAAGPPPDFPPPLESYTGEEGLSTGQVLLQRAAAEPLNVVATVIFALAILHTFAAPRIAAYAHRLVHRPAADHDRDGTIEPHERPVDRRSFKAEILHFFGEIEAVFGLWVVPLVLVLLFSEGWGTVDHLFAHRLTFVEPMFVVVIMAIAATRPVLQFARTAIGRLAALGGGTPFAWWVSILVVGPLLGSFITEPAAMVISALLLSQEVFDRGGSRRLRYATLGLLFVNISVGGTLTHFAAPPVLMVAGKWGWGLSHMLTEFGWKAALGVLLSTALYALLLRRELAALAGAAGRSRAGDDGRDPAPVWVVGIHLAFLGWTVFTAHTPALFIGGFLFFLAFAQASAPHQAPIDLKPPLLVGFFLAGLVIHGSLQQWWIAPLLAGLSPVPLMLGATVLTAFNDNAAITYLASLVPGFTPEMKYAVVAGAVTGGGLTVIANAPNPAGQALLGRYFEGGISPLGLAAAAIVPTVLVGCCYLLLG; translated from the coding sequence ATGCGCCAGCCGCTCCGCCGCCCGTTGTTCGCCGCCCTCGGCCTCCTGCTGCTCGCTTGCGCGCCCGCGGCGCTCGCCGCCGCCGGCGCTGCCGGTCCGCCCCCCGACTTCCCGCCGCCGCTCGAGAGCTACACCGGCGAGGAGGGGCTCTCCACCGGCCAGGTGCTCCTCCAGCGCGCCGCCGCCGAGCCGCTCAACGTCGTCGCCACGGTGATCTTCGCCCTCGCCATCCTCCACACCTTCGCCGCGCCCCGGATCGCCGCCTACGCTCACCGACTGGTGCACCGGCCGGCGGCCGACCACGACCGGGACGGCACGATCGAGCCGCACGAGCGGCCGGTCGACCGGCGCAGCTTCAAGGCCGAGATCCTGCACTTCTTCGGCGAGATCGAGGCGGTCTTCGGGCTCTGGGTGGTGCCGCTGGTCCTCGTCCTGCTGTTCTCCGAAGGCTGGGGGACGGTCGACCACCTCTTCGCCCACCGCCTCACCTTCGTCGAGCCGATGTTCGTGGTGGTGATCATGGCCATCGCCGCCACCCGCCCGGTGCTGCAGTTCGCGCGCACCGCGATCGGACGCCTGGCGGCGCTCGGGGGCGGCACGCCGTTCGCCTGGTGGGTCAGCATCCTGGTGGTGGGGCCGCTGCTCGGCTCCTTCATCACCGAGCCCGCGGCGATGGTGATCAGCGCCCTGCTGCTGTCGCAGGAGGTCTTCGACCGCGGGGGCAGCCGGCGGCTGCGCTACGCCACGCTCGGCCTGCTCTTCGTCAACATCTCGGTCGGCGGCACCCTGACCCACTTCGCCGCGCCGCCGGTGCTGATGGTCGCCGGCAAGTGGGGCTGGGGGCTCTCGCACATGCTCACCGAGTTCGGCTGGAAGGCGGCGCTCGGCGTCCTGCTCTCGACGGCCCTCTACGCCCTCCTGCTGCGGCGCGAGCTCGCCGCGCTCGCCGGCGCCGCCGGCCGCTCCCGCGCCGGTGACGACGGCCGCGACCCCGCCCCGGTCTGGGTGGTCGGCATCCACCTCGCCTTCCTCGGCTGGACGGTGTTCACCGCCCACACGCCGGCGCTGTTCATCGGCGGCTTCCTCTTCTTCCTCGCCTTCGCCCAGGCGAGCGCCCCGCACCAGGCGCCGATCGACCTCAAGCCGCCGCTGCTCGTCGGCTTCTTCCTCGCCGGCCTGGTGATCCACGGCTCGCTGCAGCAGTGGTGGATCGCCCCGCTGCTCGCCGGGCTCTCGCCGGTGCCGCTGATGCTCGGCGCCACCGTGCTGACCGCCTTCAACGACAACGCGGCGATCACCTACCTCGCCTCGCTGGTGCCGGGGTTCACCCCGGAGATGAAGTACGCGGTGGTGGCCGGCGCGGTGACCGGCGGCGGCCTGACGGTCATCGCCAACGCCCCCAACCCGGCCGGCCAGGCGCTCCTCGGCCGCTACTTCGAAGGCGGCATCTCCCCCCTCGGCCTCGCTGCGGCGGCGATCGTGCCTACGGTCCTCGTCGGCTGCTGCTATCTGCTGCTGGGCTAG
- a CDS encoding SUF system NifU family Fe-S cluster assembly protein → MDGLADLYQEVILDHYRRPRNFGLPAGADHQADGANPLCGDKVRVALRLDGDRVVDVGFEGSGCAISTASASLMTEAIKGHTVAEAEALFHRFHDLLTGPPDEKAAFDPALGKLAALSGVREFPMRVKCATLAWHTLKSALEGGAPAVTTE, encoded by the coding sequence ATGGACGGGCTCGCCGACCTTTACCAGGAAGTCATCCTCGACCACTACCGCCGGCCGCGGAACTTCGGCCTGCCGGCCGGGGCCGATCACCAGGCCGACGGCGCGAACCCGCTCTGCGGCGACAAGGTGCGCGTTGCCCTGCGGCTCGACGGCGATCGCGTCGTCGACGTCGGTTTCGAAGGGAGCGGCTGCGCCATCTCGACCGCCTCGGCCTCGTTGATGACCGAGGCGATCAAGGGCCACACGGTCGCCGAAGCCGAGGCCCTCTTCCACCGCTTCCACGACCTGCTCACCGGCCCGCCGGACGAGAAGGCGGCGTTCGACCCGGCGCTCGGCAAGCTCGCCGCCCTCTCCGGCGTCCGCGAGTTCCCGATGCGCGTCAAGTGCGCGACTCTCGCCTGGCACACCTTGAAGTCGGCCCTCGAAGGTGGGGCGCCGGCCGTCACCACCGAGTAG